A single genomic interval of Hevea brasiliensis isolate MT/VB/25A 57/8 chromosome 4, ASM3005281v1, whole genome shotgun sequence harbors:
- the LOC131179254 gene encoding pathogen-related protein-like isoform X2 codes for MDSKEKASIPVAEGDKYRSFLYDEAETTEWRHGGPPTYDSVNQLFEEGRTTEWPKDSLEEIVQNAIKSWEMELSHKIRLQDFKTINPQKFKLFVNGREGLSAEETLRIGSYNALLKNSLPKEFQYYKAEEESFESSHEVFRSAFPRGFAWEVLSVYSGPPVIAYKFRHWGFFEGPYKGHAPTGEKVEFYGLGVLKVDESLRAEEVEVYYEPAELFVGLLKGQSISESKSQDDTTRIPTPTHACPFSN; via the exons ATGGATTCTAAAGAAAAAGCTTCAATTCCAGTGGCAGAAGGAGATAAGTACAGGTCTTTCTTGTATGATGAAGCCGAGACCACTGAGTGGAGACATGGTGGTCCTCCAACCTATGATTCTGTGAATCAGCTCTTTGAAGAAGGCCGAACTACG GAATGGCCAAAAGATTCACTTGAAGAAATAGTTCAGAATGCTATCAAATCATGGGAAATGGAGCTTTCACACAAGATTCGCTTACAGGACTTCAAGACCATAAACCCTCAGAAATTTAAGCTTTTTGTTAAtg GAAGAGAGGGGTTATCAGCAGAAGAGACGCTTAGGATTGGGAGCTACAATGCTCTGTTGAAGAATTCATTGCCAAAGGAGTTTCAGTACTACAAAGCAGAAGAAGAAAGCTTTGAATCATCTCATGAAGTATTTAGATCTGCTTTTCCTCGTGGGTTTGCCTGGGAAGTGCTGAGTGTGTATTCAGGACCTCCTGTGATTGCCTACAAGTTCAGACATTGGGGTTTCTTTGAAGGACCCTACAAAGGCCATGCTCCTACCGGAGAAAAGGTTGAGTTCTATGGGTTGGGAGTTCTCAAG GTGGATGAATCTCTTAGGGCAGAGGAAGTGGAGGTTTACTATGAGCCTGCAGAATTATTTGTTGGCCTATTGAAAGGACAATCCATTTCAGAATCTAAATCACAAGATGACACTACAAGAATTCCAACACCAACTCATGCCTGTCCATTCTCCAACTAA